The segment aattattatttttttgtatttttttttttgcgcgTTATTAAAATGGCTAAAAAGAAGACGTATTAAAAACTCGGGACCGGAaacactattaaataaatatttcgtaatGTGAACGTGATCGAAAAATCTATATTCGCCATTATTTAAGTAGGATATGTCAAAATCTGATGTCCGTTACCTAGAGGTGCTTGAAGTTTACAGTATTGTCCTTATTGTCATGAATTAGACAAAATAAATGGAGAAATAATGAGatcactaaatatttttttcttttttttttacacgaGACCAATGTAAACAAGAGTCACTGAACAGGCCTTATGACTACAATTAGGGACTAACTACTacgatgaaaattaaaaaaaaaaacatttcactaAACTACGTGACGGTAGTcgcaaataattttgaaaataattctttcaCTGATATTATCAAACTAATTgcatgcatatttttttacctttaaaatttttccatcATATGAAGCAAACACTAACTTATTTAACcgttaacatttaattacatgacatttactttactttactttagTTTACTTTAAACACACCAATCATTTTGTACTAGAACATTTCTCAAGGCATGGTATTTAACAAATCTCACATATAACGCGGCAGTTTAACGACAATTCATTGTAATAACAGCACCTTGAATTTGTATTGATAAAACCACAAGGAATTAGACAttctcatacattttaaattgtaggCATCACATTACTGTCTTGACGGATAAAACACTTCTCTAAGTTCTCTCATATACCACAGTCCTTAAAAGGTCACCTGTATCCCTACCAAAAGCTTGCACCGTCAAACCACACTTCGTACGCGATATTAACGTAAATACATGAGTAAAAACTGATATATAGTGAGGATGCAAACGTTTTTCAAACTCATGGTAAGTACTGCATACACCAGTTAGTTACTTGTTTACATTAAGTCAATAACACGTGCATCATACGCatgatcaattaaaaatattaaaaatatattgtttaaatgctAGTCACATcccacaaaataaaacatccgCAGACCAATATgtacttgaaaaaaaataatatatatgtgtatatatatatatatgatactgATGTACATTATTCgagctataaaattattgaactaGATCTTACACTTAGCTAACGGGAAAAtctagatataatttttttattttatttttattttttttctttcatttcatACAAGCGATTATTGCATTAAGGTGGAGCATGTGTTAATATCGGGGCGCAGTCAATATTCATATTACAACATAGGATAAAATTCCACATTACAAAACTATGGACTTAGGTAGTACATGTTAGATCGAGTCAATTCTGCAGTTTATGTAGCGGTAGTGGTTCTCAAACTGTTACTATCGTTTGATTTGATTGGATATCTTGAGGAACTCGAGGAAGCCCGCCTGCATTTCCGGATCCATGCCAGTATCCCATGCATCATTTTCCAATTCCTCActggaatagaaaaaaataaattctccataaaattaataatattataacgaaactgcaatttatatactctgttatttatatttaagacaatCCGTCATAAAATCTAGGAAtctcttaattaataaaagtgttgAGTTGCTCTGAAATATCATTTCAAGGTTGTATTTAACATAAGTTTACAGTTTTAACAACAAATACAATAGAATAAATACACCATCCTAACGGAAATATCAAAGAAACGACATTTAAAGTTTACTAATTAACTCGTCGATTCCTCTTTCActgaattacaataatataattatttagacaCTATTCCATATCAAAAACCTCCTGTTTTATCTACTGCCATGACACCGACAATTACAATGTCAGAAGCGCCATCTATTCATCATCACGTGTAAGCCTGTGCTATTTTATCTACCAACAAATAACTTAGGGAAatcttaatttctttatatatatttaaaatatcattttataaattattttatagcctGATAGTTGTGAAAGGGAAGCAGAGGTTTATAATACTGGTACATAATAAAAGTGATTAAGACGTTCTTGATAATTAACaactatgaaattaatatgttgAAGGAATACTCTCAATCATATAAGACACAAAACataatcttttttatgttaacacatttatttatattgaaatataaaaatcatcacTTTACTGAGTAAACTTCTActgaaagattttttatatttataaattagtataaaaagtaattttagtttaataacataaattattctttgtatcttaatgtatattatgtatgtggGCGTGTGTACATGTATGTGTGTAAATGTGTGTATGCTTACAGTATGTCGTCCTCTATAGCCGCGGGTTTTGGGGGTAGGTTGCTTTGCAAGAAGGCGCATTCCTCGGCAGTTAGCGAATGTCCGTCTGCGAGATAACCTCCAACACCGTCGGCTTCGGAGTTAGCtggaaattttaatgaatttataagaaggatctaagttattttatgattaaaaaaaactgcaaATAATTGATAGGTCACCATTCAGTTAATACTGAACGGTTAATATTGAACGGCTGATTAAACTTTCCCatgatatagtttaaaatcaaaagCTGTTCTTTCATGTACTGTATTTGCACAGAAAAACATCATACGAGTTATATGTAGTATGAAGTGCTGTGACTTAgacgatagatgtcgctgtaGTGTTGAATAACTTACctgttatattgaaaacacAAAATCTTTCCTCTCTGAACACGAAatcgaaaataaaaacgaaacaaaGTCGCGcacaaatgtatatatgtaagttttgCTAAGAACATATTAACTCTGGTAATTTTCGTTGAAATGACTCGgccagatttaaaaaaaaaacgcgtataaaatgtttagtcTTACTATAATGGTAAcactcattaattaattacgtttaCGTACAACTACGTGGCGATACATCTCGCATGTGTCCCAGCTTGATAATAACAAAAGTGATTACTTTTTGAAGcagtttgtatataaaaacatattacataACAATCATTGTGAATACCACACTTGTTCATGCTTTCGATTGTGCTTAGACATCTCGGAGGAGCATATGAGGTAATTCAATAGGCGATTTCCATTAactacattataaaatgtcaaCATGGATCCGTCACTCAATAGCCGGGTAAACTATACCCAGGATAGTTATTCCCTACTAACCGTTTCGTCGTCTGTCGGCGGGCGGGGCCGGCGGGTCGGGGTCAGCCAGACCCCAACGGGTTGCCCTCAGCGACACCACGTGACGCACGCTCGCCAGATCCGAACGTTGCTTCAAGCGATCGAACAGCTGCTGCATGCTAGACGGACAATCCGCGTCCAGCGCTATACCGGACAACTGTAacgtaaatcatttttattacactgtACACTATATATGTCTCTACGATAACATGTTCAAATACttagtttatttgtaagttAACTAATATCAGGATTATATCATAATGAATGTGTATAACCTGATTTAACTtcttatatgatttaaaatttatgcgATTACAAATAGATTAACTAATTACCAGTTAAACCCTTACCTGTTACAAACAACtattatatacgagtatatacgAGTGGTAATAAAATTCTTGCAGCATGTTCATAACAAAGCCTAAATTCTTCATTAGTGATTGAACCAACTTTCtttaaattctgttttttATTAGGAAGTAGCACAATTGACAGACTGCCCTAacatgtcaaaaatattacgttcAGGAAGctgataaagttataattcaaTCATAATACCGACATTGAAGTCTGTGATGCAGTCTTTCATTATAACCTATACAGCTAAATAACgcaaatataatacaacattAGTTATACGAACTATTCGATTTTAAACGACACTGGCTGTATGCAATCGGTCTGAGCGAGTGACAGAgtaattgtcaaaaaaaacctgacagttattttaaacacgCTTAGCAAAAAGTACCAATTATGAAGTATTAATTACGTTTCCTTAAAAACTATACTTTCTctgttattctttataaagGTAAGAATCTTTTtcgaaatataactttaaaaatgattaatgaCATTGGCACGAGGTTAAACCGCGGCAACAAAAAACATGAACcccaatattttatataaagcaacTGTAGCTTTCACTTTAACCTCTCATAAGATCAGGTCGGTTCTTAGCCTTCAATAGAAAGTAACGAGAGTGACTTTGTCATGATTGAATTCTTATAATGACCcctaataaatactatataatactattaattcCCAACTACCATTttacaaatgaattaaatttccgAGGTGATCTAACGATAAAGTTATTACATCAATTTGCACATAGTTATCGTCAATTCAAGTGTATTAAACGTAAATTCAGCTGCGATATTTCTTGTGCAATTTTCATGACAATTCTTTTGTacacaattttaatgattacatGTCATGCAAGATGAAATGTCTAGAGTTAATTAACTAGCACATTCTAAAGCAACATTGGAAGAAATCTGTTAAAATATCTGTTAAAGCATGAACTTGCaaagtaacaaatttttatgtaatttaaatgtaaaattcacTTACTTTCAACAACTGGCATACCGCTTTTATGTTGACTTCTTTGTCGGTGTCCAAAAGATGCAAGAACACTTTACAGAGACTTTCACCCAGAGTCCTAATTCTTCCTCCCTACAAATAAAtggatacattttatttacatcatcATATAATCTTATACAATCTGTTATATTAGAAAGGAATTTGTCTTTTCAAGAAGCCGTCCACCATTGCTTGCATGACTGACCAAcaattatgtttattgataGCAAACAGAGGTTTTGACTTTCAAAATATGTTCTGcacaaactttatattaatattaaagctcATTCAATGATAATATACTTATgaatgatttatatacattgaaaTGTTATAAGTGAGAATGGTTCCGAACCTGATTGTCCTCCAGCTGTGTGTATATCTCAGCCAGGAACATAGCAAAACCTCTGACGTTCTCCTCCGATGTTTCTGCCCCACTTATGATTTTGTTCTCCTCGGCAGTACAACGTTCCAACAGACAGGCTCGGAATGTTGAGTCTTCGGGAGGCGAGACGGAGTCGTACATCGAACAAAGACGGGCGCCATTGTAGCGGAAGTTGGCCTCGAATATTGACTGTGAATTATAGTAAAGAATAGTAAATGTtgcaatatta is part of the Danaus plexippus chromosome 11, MEX_DaPlex, whole genome shotgun sequence genome and harbors:
- the LOC116765583 gene encoding polyadenylate-binding protein-interacting protein 1 → MNNGDVGGSRGRGRGWNSDNQPRELRRPKTVTEEVKEPPKSILSAEAKEWYPRNYVPQNQVSYGQEHYRVPRYSAQDRIRQAQEQDPYNFEDMSYSLDEPESALRENIANLITVMCEITFDPGKFDTLCGPLVDSFYATLHDANYTRPLVEAIVNQSIFEANFRYNGARLCSMYDSVSPPEDSTFRACLLERCTAEENKIISGAETSEENVRGFAMFLAEIYTQLEDNQGGRIRTLGESLCKVFLHLLDTDKEVNIKAVCQLLKLSGIALDADCPSSMQQLFDRLKQRSDLASVRHVVSLRATRWGLADPDPPAPPADRRRNANSEADGVGGYLADGHSLTAEECAFLQSNLPPKPAAIEDDILEELENDAWDTGMDPEMQAGFLEFLKISNQIKR